From a region of the Mucilaginibacter auburnensis genome:
- a CDS encoding YihY/virulence factor BrkB family protein yields MKNYFTKQTFKDAITILKAAFSGFSNDMAMKFSASLAYYTVFSLAPLLLLVISLAGVFLGREAIQGELFKEINGFVGNDAAKQIQDMIARLELTGKSTLSIIIGSITLVIGATTVFGEIQESINIIWQVKAKPKKAWLKLLKDRLLSGSLILSLGFLLLVSLVVNGALDALSGKLKTYLPDITVVVFYIINIAISFIVITILFAVIFKVLPDAKIAWKDVRSGAIFTALLFMLGRLVIGIYVASSANSSTYGAAGSLIAILLWVYYTAAILYFGAEFTKAYVDFKGRKIEPAEYAVYVERVEEEKKVKKLPKKMDNETGKPIEKTIE; encoded by the coding sequence ATGAAAAACTACTTTACTAAACAAACTTTTAAAGATGCAATTACCATATTGAAGGCTGCGTTCAGTGGTTTTTCAAATGATATGGCCATGAAGTTTAGCGCGTCGCTTGCCTATTATACTGTATTCTCTTTAGCGCCGCTTTTGTTGTTGGTTATATCATTAGCGGGAGTTTTTTTGGGCCGGGAAGCAATACAAGGTGAGTTGTTTAAAGAAATTAACGGCTTTGTAGGTAATGATGCGGCCAAACAAATTCAGGATATGATAGCCCGTTTGGAGTTAACCGGGAAATCTACGCTCTCTATAATTATTGGTTCTATAACCTTAGTAATAGGCGCAACCACAGTGTTTGGTGAGATACAGGAATCTATTAACATTATATGGCAGGTTAAAGCCAAGCCAAAAAAAGCATGGTTGAAGTTACTGAAAGACAGGTTGCTATCCGGTTCGCTTATATTATCGTTGGGCTTCCTGCTACTGGTTTCGCTTGTAGTTAACGGAGCATTGGATGCATTAAGTGGTAAATTGAAAACCTATCTACCAGATATTACGGTGGTTGTGTTCTATATCATTAATATCGCAATTAGCTTTATAGTGATAACAATACTGTTTGCTGTGATATTTAAGGTATTGCCTGATGCAAAAATTGCCTGGAAAGATGTGAGATCAGGTGCCATTTTTACCGCTTTGCTGTTTATGTTGGGACGATTGGTTATAGGGATCTATGTAGCGTCATCTGCAAACAGTTCCACCTATGGTGCGGCAGGCTCCCTTATAGCTATTTTGTTATGGGTTTACTACACAGCTGCCATACTCTACTTCGGAGCTGAATTCACCAAGGCTTATGTTGATTTTAAAGGGAGGAAAATAGAACCTGCGGAATATGCTGTTTATGTGGAAAGGGTAGAAGAGGAAAAAAAAGTGAAGAAGCTGCCAAAAAAAATGGACAATGAAACAGGTAAACCTATCGAAAAAACAATAGAATAA
- a CDS encoding toprim domain-containing protein, producing the protein MKVIIAEKPSVGREIAKVFGATTKHDGYMEGEGYTFTWAFGHLLQLAAPQEYGYHGWSVQNLPMLPPKFKLCLRKKDGKDDPGARKQLDIIRKLFDEATEIIVATDAGREGELIFRYIYYFLKCKKPFK; encoded by the coding sequence ATGAAAGTTATTATAGCCGAAAAACCCTCTGTAGGGCGCGAGATCGCCAAAGTATTCGGTGCTACCACTAAACATGACGGTTATATGGAAGGCGAAGGTTACACCTTTACCTGGGCTTTCGGGCACCTGTTGCAACTTGCCGCGCCACAGGAATATGGCTATCATGGCTGGAGTGTGCAGAACCTGCCCATGCTGCCACCTAAGTTCAAACTGTGCCTGCGAAAAAAAGATGGCAAGGATGATCCGGGTGCCAGAAAACAGCTGGACATCATCCGTAAGTTATTTGACGAGGCGACCGAGATCATTGTCGCTACGGATGCCGGAAGGGAAGGCGAGCTTATTTTTCGCTATATTTATTATTTTCTGAAATGCAAAAAGCCTTTTAAGTGA
- a CDS encoding DNA topoisomerase gives MNATQALSLASGNRGVLSLGRVQTPTLAMICARYLDNKNFVPELYYQVAIQPDKDGQPFRAISEKNYSSKEEAQAVLDQVEATGNILCVAAKPRKEPPPLLHDLSSLQQEANKRKGFTADQTLGLLQNLYEGKLITYPRTGSRYIGDDVFAEVPGLINKLSDHATFGKQALLLAESQLNKRSVNAKKVTDHHALLTTGIAPYHPTPDQQAVYDMVAGRMLEAFNQDCIKEITRITVFSGSKFIASGTVIQTPGWRAVFNDKDEEKQDGENATLPKVLQGEDLPILNKAVLEKQTKPKPLYNEASLLKALETAGKEIEDGELREAMKESGLGTPATRAAIIETLITRKYILREKKNLVPTATGLSVYNVVKHQRIAQAELTGNWEKRLEEIRGGASVNAFQEEIKAYTA, from the coding sequence ATGAACGCCACACAGGCCCTGAGCCTGGCATCGGGCAACAGAGGGGTTTTGTCGCTCGGCCGGGTACAGACCCCGACACTGGCGATGATCTGCGCGCGCTACCTGGACAACAAAAATTTCGTACCCGAGCTGTACTACCAGGTAGCCATCCAGCCGGATAAAGATGGGCAGCCTTTTCGGGCGATCTCTGAAAAAAACTATTCAAGCAAAGAAGAGGCGCAGGCAGTGCTGGATCAGGTAGAGGCAACCGGGAACATCCTGTGTGTAGCTGCCAAACCGCGTAAAGAGCCGCCGCCCTTGTTACATGACCTGAGTAGTTTACAGCAAGAGGCTAACAAACGCAAAGGGTTTACGGCAGACCAGACCCTCGGCCTGCTGCAAAACTTATACGAGGGCAAACTAATCACTTACCCCCGTACCGGCAGCCGCTACATCGGTGACGATGTATTTGCCGAAGTACCCGGCCTGATCAATAAACTCAGCGATCATGCCACATTCGGGAAACAAGCCCTGTTACTCGCTGAATCCCAATTGAACAAACGAAGTGTTAATGCTAAAAAAGTAACGGATCACCACGCCCTGCTGACAACCGGAATAGCGCCGTATCACCCGACCCCAGACCAGCAGGCGGTATATGATATGGTCGCGGGGCGTATGCTGGAAGCATTTAACCAGGATTGCATTAAAGAAATTACCAGGATCACTGTATTTTCCGGATCTAAATTTATCGCGAGCGGCACCGTTATTCAAACACCAGGTTGGCGCGCGGTATTCAATGACAAAGATGAGGAAAAGCAGGATGGGGAAAACGCTACCTTGCCTAAAGTGCTACAAGGGGAGGACCTGCCCATCCTGAATAAAGCTGTGCTGGAGAAACAAACCAAACCAAAGCCGCTTTACAACGAGGCAAGTTTATTAAAAGCCCTGGAGACCGCCGGTAAAGAAATTGAAGACGGCGAACTACGCGAAGCCATGAAGGAAAGCGGATTGGGTACCCCAGCTACCCGCGCCGCCATCATCGAAACGCTGATCACCCGTAAATACATCCTGCGCGAAAAGAAAAACCTGGTGCCCACAGCAACCGGCCTGTCCGTTTACAATGTTGTAAAACACCAGCGCATCGCCCAAGCCGAACTGACCGGCAATTGGGAAAAAAGGCTCGAAGAGATTCGCGGCGGTGCCTCCGTCAACGCCTTTCAAGAAGAGATCAAAGCCTATACCGCCTGA
- a CDS encoding oxidoreductase — protein sequence MKKVWFITGASRGLGRSLTELILETGHFVAATARDTSSLTQLQTSYPEQLLAIKLDVTQQSEVYHAVDKALARFGKIDVLVNNAGFGITGAVEAYTEEQVRSQLETNLYAPIEITRAVLPHMRSQRSGHILQVSSVGGRVGSGGVSIYQAAKFGLSGFSEGLAIEVAELGIKVTCVEPGGFKTDWAGDSMTYAASIPDYKIVNQRQEIFQNGTFVPMGDPKKAAQVMLDIVNEPNPPLHLLLGSDAVAIVKSSEAAKLRELEHWEKVSSSTDHDDSPAFLDTDYGKRYLDLKK from the coding sequence ATGAAAAAAGTTTGGTTTATAACAGGTGCTTCCCGCGGATTGGGACGCAGCCTTACCGAGTTGATTTTGGAAACAGGCCATTTTGTTGCCGCTACCGCTCGCGATACAAGTTCCTTAACACAACTGCAAACAAGCTATCCCGAACAATTGCTTGCGATAAAACTTGATGTAACGCAACAAAGCGAGGTATACCATGCTGTTGATAAAGCATTGGCTCGTTTTGGTAAAATTGACGTACTGGTTAACAATGCCGGCTTTGGTATTACCGGAGCAGTAGAAGCTTACACTGAAGAACAGGTTCGTAGTCAGTTAGAAACAAACCTATACGCGCCAATAGAGATCACCAGGGCTGTACTTCCGCATATGCGTAGTCAACGATCGGGTCACATTCTACAGGTAAGTTCTGTAGGAGGCAGAGTAGGAAGCGGAGGGGTATCTATTTATCAGGCAGCTAAGTTTGGTTTAAGTGGCTTTAGTGAAGGCCTGGCAATTGAAGTTGCGGAACTGGGCATAAAAGTTACTTGTGTTGAGCCCGGCGGATTTAAAACCGATTGGGCAGGCGATTCAATGACTTATGCCGCCAGCATACCGGATTATAAAATTGTTAATCAAAGACAAGAAATATTTCAAAATGGCACATTTGTGCCAATGGGCGATCCTAAAAAAGCTGCGCAGGTAATGCTGGATATTGTTAATGAACCCAATCCGCCATTACATCTTTTACTGGGTAGTGACGCTGTTGCAATTGTAAAAAGTTCTGAAGCGGCAAAGTTGAGGGAACTGGAACATTGGGAGAAAGTTAGTTCAAGTACTGATCATGATGATTCGCCTGCATTTCTGGATACAGACTACGGTAAACGATACCTCGATCTTAAAAAGTAG
- a CDS encoding glycoside hydrolase 100 family protein, with product MKATESKLTAGAVEVIEKAASMGYLLASGQQIDNYRQVWARDSAVTILAILASDLKNLFTTAANTLKLLQQQADSKGQIPSNVQVNEAGEIEKVSFGGLVGRTDSSFWWLIASLTYLKKVEDVEFASKVEAHAFKIFDLAEAWEFNGKQLMYLPMSGNWADEYVTHGYVLYDQLLRYWALQLAAERLKNNELSKKATVVKAAIKQHFLFEQPLDSSLYPIAQRQKIGKYNLSDNFIASFSPGDRVERYDAWSIALLLLLQIPSEDNRDRLAGVIKDTFDQFNSKGIPAFWPEIMPKDSAYEALSNNYSYRFKNKPGHFHNGGIWPVANGFLVTALNFCGKTDIATQLFNAMQSALEIADESRPFTEYFELYSGEPCGTPELCFSASGYLMAATSQTNMAAVNRLLPGYLQKTYKLQQKYSELCAAILAVLPVVGKNVMVISIAGQSGSGKTTLAYALKRELQQLGVKTILLHQDDYFKLPPKQNHMAREKDFGHIGYDEVRLEVLDEHIRQIKLQQHSTITIPRMNWVKDVEEQMVIDIKDAQVVLVEGTYTSLLSQPRFKIFFNADYRETRESRAGRGRDKDNDFIEQVLQKESGLISMHEDLANLVLNNQLEVVTYRE from the coding sequence ATGAAAGCGACAGAAAGCAAACTTACAGCTGGTGCAGTTGAGGTGATAGAGAAAGCTGCGTCTATGGGATACTTACTGGCATCCGGGCAGCAAATAGATAACTATCGTCAGGTTTGGGCACGAGATAGTGCGGTAACAATCCTGGCTATATTGGCAAGCGATCTTAAAAACTTGTTTACTACTGCTGCCAACACCCTAAAATTATTACAGCAACAAGCCGATAGCAAGGGGCAGATACCTTCAAACGTACAGGTTAACGAGGCTGGTGAAATTGAAAAAGTGAGTTTTGGCGGACTGGTAGGTCGCACCGATTCCAGTTTCTGGTGGTTGATAGCCAGCCTCACTTACCTTAAAAAAGTTGAAGATGTTGAGTTTGCATCGAAAGTTGAGGCACATGCGTTCAAGATATTTGATCTGGCGGAGGCGTGGGAGTTTAACGGCAAACAACTGATGTACCTACCCATGAGTGGTAACTGGGCTGACGAATATGTTACACATGGCTACGTGCTGTATGATCAACTACTACGTTATTGGGCATTGCAATTGGCGGCCGAAAGATTGAAGAATAATGAGCTATCAAAGAAAGCAACTGTGGTAAAGGCGGCTATAAAACAGCACTTTTTGTTTGAACAGCCGCTTGATAGTAGCTTGTATCCGATAGCGCAACGTCAAAAAATTGGTAAGTATAACTTGTCTGATAATTTTATCGCTTCCTTTTCGCCGGGCGATAGGGTAGAACGTTACGATGCCTGGAGTATAGCTTTATTGCTATTACTGCAAATACCCTCAGAAGATAACCGCGACCGCCTGGCCGGTGTTATTAAAGATACTTTTGATCAATTTAATAGCAAAGGTATACCTGCATTCTGGCCAGAAATAATGCCAAAGGATAGTGCCTATGAGGCTTTGAGCAATAATTATAGTTATCGCTTTAAAAATAAACCGGGACACTTTCATAACGGTGGTATATGGCCGGTGGCCAATGGTTTTTTGGTTACGGCACTTAATTTTTGCGGTAAAACAGATATTGCCACGCAATTATTCAACGCCATGCAAAGCGCTTTAGAAATAGCAGACGAAAGCAGGCCTTTTACAGAGTATTTTGAGTTGTACAGCGGTGAGCCGTGTGGCACTCCCGAACTTTGCTTTAGTGCGTCGGGTTATTTGATGGCTGCAACCTCTCAGACAAACATGGCAGCGGTGAACAGGTTATTGCCCGGATATCTGCAGAAAACTTACAAACTTCAACAAAAGTACAGCGAGTTATGCGCAGCAATATTGGCTGTGCTTCCCGTTGTGGGTAAAAATGTTATGGTGATATCAATAGCCGGGCAATCGGGCAGTGGTAAAACCACATTGGCCTATGCGCTAAAGCGTGAACTGCAGCAACTTGGCGTAAAAACTATTTTATTGCATCAGGACGACTATTTTAAGCTTCCGCCTAAACAAAACCACATGGCCCGCGAGAAAGATTTTGGCCATATCGGCTACGATGAGGTGCGGTTAGAAGTTTTAGATGAGCACATCAGACAGATCAAGTTGCAACAGCACTCAACAATCACTATTCCACGTATGAACTGGGTAAAGGATGTGGAGGAACAAATGGTAATTGATATTAAAGACGCGCAGGTGGTTTTAGTTGAAGGTACCTATACATCATTGTTAAGCCAACCCCGGTTTAAAATATTCTTTAATGCTGATTATCGCGAAACACGCGAAAGCAGGGCAGGCAGAGGCAGAGATAAAGACAATGATTTTATTGAGCAGGTACTACAAAAAGAAAGCGGACTGATAAGTATGCACGAAGATTTGGCCAACCTGGTATTAAACAACCAACTCGAAGTGGTAACTTACCGCGAGTGA
- a CDS encoding MFS transporter — MKIFKTRMSFWQIINMNFGFLGLQYSFGLQQANMSPIYSYLGAEEKNLPYLWLAGPVTGLVLQPIVGALSDNTVTKWGRRTPYFLIGAILCSTCLLIMPHSTSVWMAASTLWILDAANNITQEPYRAFVSDKLDESQHATGFLTQSAFTGLGQTLSYLTPSILIGLGVSKFAVNDRNIPVTTIISFSIGAFISITAILWTLKTTKEAPVERTENNSGPFSVKMIFGEIASAVKNMPRTMKLMIPMMFLSWYAMFIYWIYITKCLSNTVFSNAGITSFRMADILTGQIGAYYNFVAFASAFLLVKLAQKWGAKAVHATCLLLAGIGLFTLPWFHTQALVFIPITGLGLCWASMMGCPYIILAGSIPAERTGIYMGVFNMFIVIPMLLQNVTMPLYYESWLGGDPVNAIMLAGTLMLLAAGATLFIKTQ, encoded by the coding sequence ATGAAAATATTTAAAACCAGGATGTCTTTCTGGCAGATCATCAACATGAATTTTGGTTTTCTGGGTTTACAATACAGCTTTGGCTTACAGCAGGCCAACATGAGCCCGATATATTCCTATCTTGGTGCTGAGGAGAAGAACTTGCCTTACCTATGGTTGGCGGGGCCCGTAACGGGGCTTGTTTTACAGCCAATCGTAGGGGCCTTGAGCGACAACACCGTTACCAAATGGGGTAGGAGAACGCCTTATTTTTTGATCGGTGCCATTTTATGCAGCACTTGTTTGCTAATTATGCCGCACAGCACATCGGTATGGATGGCAGCCAGTACCTTATGGATATTAGATGCCGCTAACAATATTACGCAGGAACCGTACCGTGCGTTCGTTAGTGATAAATTAGATGAAAGTCAGCATGCTACAGGGTTTTTAACCCAAAGCGCTTTTACAGGTTTGGGGCAAACACTCTCTTACCTTACACCCAGTATTTTAATAGGCTTGGGCGTAAGTAAATTCGCGGTGAATGATCGTAATATTCCTGTAACTACCATTATTTCATTCAGTATTGGTGCATTCATTTCCATAACAGCTATTTTGTGGACGCTGAAAACAACTAAGGAAGCGCCGGTAGAACGCACCGAAAATAATAGCGGGCCGTTCTCTGTGAAAATGATATTTGGAGAGATAGCATCGGCAGTAAAAAACATGCCGCGCACCATGAAACTCATGATACCCATGATGTTTTTAAGCTGGTATGCCATGTTTATTTACTGGATCTACATTACCAAATGCCTTTCAAATACTGTGTTTTCCAACGCCGGTATTACTTCCTTTCGCATGGCTGATATATTAACGGGACAAATAGGCGCTTACTATAATTTCGTTGCATTCGCGTCGGCGTTTTTATTGGTTAAACTGGCTCAAAAATGGGGAGCAAAGGCAGTACATGCCACCTGTTTATTGTTGGCGGGTATAGGTTTATTTACTCTGCCGTGGTTTCATACTCAGGCATTGGTATTTATCCCAATAACCGGCCTCGGCTTATGTTGGGCCAGCATGATGGGCTGTCCGTATATAATATTAGCTGGTAGCATACCCGCTGAGCGCACCGGTATTTATATGGGAGTATTTAACATGTTTATTGTTATACCTATGCTGTTGCAAAATGTTACTATGCCGCTTTATTACGAAAGCTGGCTGGGCGGTGATCCGGTAAACGCTATAATGCTGGCGGGTACTTTAATGCTGCTTGCCGCAGGCGCTACGCTGTTTATCAAAACTCAATAA
- a CDS encoding MBL fold metallo-hydrolase — MANNINLQVYHGVEATVNAYIFSDNESVILVDCLRNSDEASKLAAQIKSLNKPLTHLFITHGHPDHYTGMHVMKQEFPDVQIVVNTPEIKEDIINFSTWMESVGWLEKEPALKPKTDANPNGFDYQANIDILKRGKLVLAEGAEIEAFSNYEAAECEHLTTLYSKDLKAFFANDFVYNGVHPWLAIDTQNIQNWKQQLEEFAHVLEQDLTIYGGHGKPGDISVFNTQLKYINDFEAVVAEAKSREEAMQKMQELYPDYTQADFLLVYSVNAFVAE, encoded by the coding sequence ATGGCAAATAATATCAACCTACAGGTATATCATGGCGTTGAAGCTACAGTTAACGCTTACATTTTTTCGGATAATGAAAGCGTTATTTTGGTAGACTGCCTACGCAATAGCGACGAAGCATCAAAACTGGCTGCCCAAATCAAGTCATTAAATAAACCCCTTACCCATTTATTTATTACACACGGCCATCCTGATCACTATACCGGCATGCATGTAATGAAACAGGAATTTCCGGATGTGCAGATAGTTGTAAATACGCCCGAAATAAAAGAAGACATTATCAACTTTTCGACATGGATGGAAAGTGTTGGATGGCTCGAAAAAGAGCCTGCCTTAAAACCTAAAACCGATGCCAACCCTAACGGTTTTGATTATCAAGCCAACATCGACATTTTAAAACGTGGCAAACTTGTTTTAGCCGAAGGTGCAGAAATTGAGGCCTTTAGTAATTATGAGGCTGCGGAGTGTGAGCATTTAACTACCTTGTACAGCAAAGACTTAAAAGCCTTTTTTGCCAATGACTTTGTATACAATGGCGTACATCCATGGTTAGCCATTGATACGCAGAATATTCAAAACTGGAAACAACAGCTGGAGGAATTTGCTCATGTATTGGAACAGGATTTAACCATATATGGAGGGCATGGGAAACCAGGCGATATCTCTGTATTTAACACGCAACTAAAATATATCAATGATTTTGAAGCTGTAGTAGCCGAAGCCAAATCCCGCGAAGAAGCAATGCAAAAAATGCAGGAGCTTTATCCTGATTATACTCAAGCGGATTTTTTACTTGTTTACTCGGTTAATGCGTTTGTTGCAGAGTAA
- a CDS encoding alpha-glucuronidase: protein MKMITKASKKLIWACAFVSLALCAKADDGHNLWLRPVNAKAVKVTGANPKSATLAIAKKEIEQAWLGTAGATVKLKLVKDPTLKADGFKIAGNTVSATTESGILYGVYEMLRRQQTGNISNVVSNPSYQIRILNHWDNLNGSIERGYAGNSIFWRAGDNAFTVTDADKKRWEEYARANASIGINASVLNNVNASPNMLGEKELARMKAIAAVLRPYGIKTYLAINFASPMRLGGLKTADPLDPEVIKWWKAKVAEVYKLVPDFGGFLVKANSEGQPGPQDFKRTHADGANMLADALKPYKGIVMWRAFVYNAEEKDRAKQAYLEFMPFDGKFRDNVIIQVKNGPIDFQPREPFSPLFGAMKKTPVMPELQITQEYLGHAEQLAFLATMWEELYKSDTYQEGKNSTVARVTDGSIFPQKYTAVAGVSNVGLDTNWTGHDFAQANWYAFGRLAWNNQLKSEDIANEWIKLTFAPTIENKDWNKGFYEPVKKMMLDSREVVVNYSMPLGLHHIFAGNHHYGPGAWYAPRGTRKDWTPPYYHQADENGIGFDRTKTGTDAVDQYHEPLSSEFNNVATTPEIYLLYFHHLSWDYKLKNGQTLWDALCNHWNTGVNQVRQFQVTWDKVQPYVDAERFTRVQEKLRRQTRDAQFWKDANLLYFQQFSKRPFPDNVERPINNLNYYITTDPLSMKPVQQRR, encoded by the coding sequence ATGAAGATGATAACTAAAGCATCCAAAAAGTTGATTTGGGCATGTGCGTTTGTTTCGTTGGCACTTTGTGCTAAAGCTGATGACGGGCACAACCTGTGGTTAAGACCTGTTAACGCTAAAGCAGTTAAGGTTACAGGTGCCAACCCTAAATCTGCAACGCTTGCCATCGCAAAAAAGGAAATTGAACAAGCCTGGCTGGGTACGGCTGGTGCAACTGTTAAACTTAAATTGGTAAAAGATCCGACACTTAAAGCCGATGGATTTAAAATTGCCGGAAACACCGTGAGCGCAACTACCGAAAGTGGCATACTTTACGGCGTTTATGAAATGTTGCGTCGCCAGCAAACTGGTAACATTAGTAATGTTGTTTCTAACCCTTCATATCAAATAAGGATTTTAAACCATTGGGATAACCTGAATGGTTCAATTGAACGCGGCTACGCCGGTAATTCTATTTTTTGGCGCGCAGGCGACAACGCTTTCACCGTGACCGATGCCGATAAAAAACGTTGGGAAGAATATGCACGTGCTAATGCATCAATAGGCATCAATGCATCAGTGTTAAATAACGTAAATGCCTCACCTAATATGCTGGGCGAAAAAGAGCTTGCCAGAATGAAGGCAATTGCTGCAGTATTGCGCCCTTATGGCATTAAAACTTATTTAGCTATCAACTTTGCTTCACCAATGCGGTTAGGTGGATTAAAAACTGCCGACCCACTTGATCCTGAGGTTATAAAATGGTGGAAAGCTAAAGTAGCTGAAGTTTATAAACTGGTACCTGATTTTGGCGGTTTTCTGGTAAAAGCAAACAGCGAGGGGCAGCCAGGTCCGCAGGATTTTAAACGTACTCATGCCGACGGCGCAAATATGCTGGCGGATGCCTTGAAACCATACAAAGGTATAGTAATGTGGCGTGCCTTTGTTTACAATGCCGAAGAAAAAGACCGCGCCAAGCAGGCTTATTTAGAGTTTATGCCTTTTGACGGCAAATTCAGAGATAATGTGATCATCCAGGTAAAAAACGGCCCGATTGATTTTCAACCCCGCGAGCCATTCAGCCCGCTGTTTGGCGCTATGAAAAAAACGCCCGTGATGCCCGAACTTCAGATCACACAAGAATACCTGGGTCATGCAGAACAACTGGCTTTTTTAGCCACCATGTGGGAAGAATTGTACAAAAGCGATACCTATCAGGAAGGGAAGAATAGTACCGTGGCACGCGTTACCGATGGAAGCATTTTTCCTCAAAAGTATACAGCTGTTGCAGGTGTATCAAACGTAGGTTTAGATACCAACTGGACCGGTCATGATTTTGCACAAGCTAACTGGTATGCCTTTGGTCGTTTGGCATGGAACAACCAGTTAAAAAGCGAAGATATTGCCAACGAGTGGATAAAACTGACGTTTGCCCCTACCATCGAAAATAAAGACTGGAACAAAGGCTTTTATGAACCTGTAAAGAAAATGATGCTGGATAGTCGGGAGGTAGTTGTAAACTATTCTATGCCTTTAGGTTTGCATCACATTTTTGCCGGTAATCATCACTACGGGCCAGGTGCCTGGTATGCTCCAAGAGGTACGCGTAAAGATTGGACTCCTCCTTATTACCATCAGGCAGACGAGAATGGTATTGGGTTTGATAGAACAAAAACAGGCACAGATGCGGTAGACCAATATCATGAACCACTTTCTTCGGAGTTTAATAACGTTGCTACTACACCCGAAATTTATTTGTTGTATTTCCACCACCTATCATGGGATTATAAATTAAAAAACGGACAGACCTTATGGGATGCTCTTTGCAATCACTGGAATACAGGCGTTAATCAGGTTAGACAGTTCCAGGTAACCTGGGACAAAGTTCAACCTTATGTTGACGCAGAACGCTTTACCCGCGTACAGGAGAAGTTGCGCCGCCAAACCCGCGACGCTCAATTCTGGAAAGATGCCAACCTGCTCTACTTCCAGCAGTTTAGCAAACGCCCTTTCCCTGATAACGTAGAGAGACCAATAAATAATCTTAATTACTACATCACCACCGACCCACTTAGCATGAAGCCGGTGCAGCAAAGAAGATAA
- a CDS encoding SCO family protein, producing the protein MKKLIYVAACVLMLLNACKFNDDVQRLPIAGNRDVETKTVDGKTVTDTVYHTIPDFKTVNQYGDSIKSVNLDDNIYVADFFFTTCPSICPVMHRNMLKVYEAYKDMPDLKIISYTIDPKHDSVTVLKDYAKKLGVTGNRWWFLQGKKEDIYQLSTSYLVTFPVEDAKEKFIHDGYFILVDKQKRIRSQYDGTNPDQVKKLIDDIKILKAEPEQK; encoded by the coding sequence ATGAAGAAATTAATTTATGTGGCGGCTTGCGTGTTGATGCTGCTAAACGCATGTAAGTTCAATGACGATGTACAACGTTTGCCAATAGCGGGTAATCGCGATGTTGAAACTAAAACGGTAGATGGCAAAACCGTTACAGATACCGTTTATCATACCATACCCGATTTTAAAACTGTTAACCAATACGGTGACTCTATAAAGAGCGTTAATTTGGACGACAATATTTATGTTGCTGATTTCTTTTTCACCACCTGCCCCTCTATTTGCCCGGTAATGCATCGCAATATGCTGAAGGTTTATGAAGCATATAAGGATATGCCCGATCTGAAGATCATATCATACACCATAGATCCGAAGCACGACAGCGTTACAGTGCTAAAGGATTACGCTAAAAAACTGGGTGTAACAGGTAATCGCTGGTGGTTTTTACAGGGTAAAAAGGAAGATATCTACCAGCTGTCAACCAGCTACCTGGTGACGTTTCCTGTTGAAGACGCCAAAGAAAAATTTATTCATGATGGATACTTTATTCTGGTAGATAAACAGAAACGCATACGCAGCCAGTATGACGGCACAAACCCGGATCAGGTTAAGAAACTGATTGATGATATCAAAATATTAAAAGCCGAGCCCGAGCAGAAATGA
- a CDS encoding c-type cytochrome, with product MKWKAIGLFALAVVGLAACQSESDLEFARYYAGGKVVYQSKCQNCHGSDGKGLGALIPPLTDLSKYKTDKVAMACLIKYGSSKSLNTAANTFGDKMPATDLPTVDIAKVTTYVTNSYGNKQGTTTTQQAEEYLKKCR from the coding sequence ATGAAGTGGAAAGCCATAGGTTTATTTGCGTTAGCCGTTGTAGGCTTAGCGGCCTGCCAAAGTGAAAGCGACCTGGAGTTTGCCCGCTATTACGCCGGTGGAAAGGTGGTTTATCAAAGCAAGTGTCAAAACTGCCATGGCAGCGACGGGAAGGGATTAGGCGCGCTTATACCTCCACTCACTGATCTGAGTAAATACAAAACAGACAAAGTTGCAATGGCATGCCTGATTAAATACGGTTCAAGCAAGAGCTTAAACACAGCAGCTAATACTTTTGGCGATAAAATGCCTGCGACCGACCTCCCAACGGTTGATATTGCCAAGGTAACAACCTATGTAACCAATTCTTACGGAAACAAGCAAGGTACAACAACTACGCAACAGGCGGAGGAGTACCTCAAAAAATGTAGGTAA